Genomic DNA from Theobroma cacao cultivar B97-61/B2 chromosome 3, Criollo_cocoa_genome_V2, whole genome shotgun sequence:
cttggagaacttggcatacaatcgatgttctctcaaaatctggagcactatcttaagatgctgctcATGCTCCCCCATACTCCTTAAGTAGATCaagatatcatcaataaacactaCTACGAACTTGTCCAAATAAGGCTTAAACACTCGGTTCATCAAATCTATAAACGCTGCAGGAGCATTCGtgagcccaaatgacatcaccaagaactcaGAGTGCCCATACCTTGTTCGAAATGCGATCTTTGGTACATCTTCATTTCGGATCCTCAATTGATGGTACCCAGATTGCAaatctatcttagagaaataTTGTGCTCCTtatagttgatcaaataaatcatctatcctTGGAAAaggatacttattcttcaccgtcactttattaagctgtcggtagtcaatgcacagcctaagtgacccatctttcttcttcacaaatagCACTGGCGCTCCCCATGGGGATACACTAGGACGaatgaagcctttatccaacaaGTCTTCCAATTGATCCTCAAGCTCCTTAAGCTCTACAGGTGCCATTCTTTAcgggggtatggatataggtctagtgtcgaGAATCATATCtatacaaaattcaatctcccgTTCGAGAGGAAAAACCTGGTAGTTCCTTAGGAAATATATCCATGAACTCATTCACCACCGACACTTGGCTTATATCTGCAACCTTCGCTTGAGTATCCCTTACCACATCCAAGTAACCTATACAACCCTGTTGAAATAACCTTTTGACAGACAtgaccgatatcaaattggttgaaGTATTGCTTCTATCCCTCTGAATAGTAAATGATGGTTCACCgagaaaatcaaatctaaccaactTATGGTAACAGTCCACACTAGTATGGCAGggtgataaccaatccatccccaagatcacatcaaagtctaaggtgtctaacaccactagATTCACCAATGTGTCTTTGTCCTTGACTTGCACTACACAAGACTCATATTCCCACTCGGCCACAAatacctcctttaaaggagtagacaccacaaattgtttctctctcctaacatGATCTCTACCCAaccgagatgcaaaacatggagagataaaagaatggGTAGCACCAGGATTAAATAAGActcgagcattcatattacaaatCAAGAGTATACCTGAGACCACTGCATTAGATGTCTGGGCCTCATGTTGtattaaagcaaacacccttgCTTGGCCTCTACCAGCAGAACTCTAACATCTGGACCTAGATGGCCTACCTTGAGAAGAAGCACCGGCACCTCTACCTCTGGATCCACTAGCCTCCCTATTAGACGAGGCGACGATTGAAGGAGCAGATGAAGCTGGTTTGGTGGAACCACGAGTAGAATCGTGTGATTGATGAGCCATTGGACAATTCCTCCTAGTGTGTCTAGGTTGACCACACCCGAAACAAACTCCCGTAGCACGAAGGCATCTTCCTCTATGCCGTCCCCCACATGTATAGCAAAGACGGATAAGTTGACTTCCTTGCCTTGAATCTTGCTACCTTGCAGAACTAAAGGTTCTTTGTCTCGTCACAATACTAGCACTAGGTGAGTCACTCCCCTGTTGGGATAATCGTGAATCCCTCTGTGGACCCTAACGGCCAAAAGACGAAACACCACTACTAAAATCTCTATGGCCTTGATAACCCTCTGTCTTGGCCCTTTTTGCTCTAACCCTCGCAGCCCTACTATCACTGGTCCTCATCTCGATGCGTTGAGCACAATCAACTGCTACAGAATAAGTAGTGAAATCTCGAGATGCCACAGCCCTAAATATTGGCTCTACTAACCTAtccacaaacctctgaatcttcatTTCCTCGGTAGAAACGAGATAGGGTGCATAACAAGCCAGTTGTGTGAACTTGATGTCATACTCGGACATCATCATGCTCGAAGTCTGTACCAAAGTCTCAAACTCTCTAGCTCTGGCATTACGTACACTGAGCGGTAGGAATCGATCCAAGAAGGCTGCACTAAACTCACTCCAAGCCAACGGTGCTGCATCCGTCGATCTGCCTCTACATATAGAGCTATACCACTCCTACGCCACATCCTCTAATCGGAAGGCGACTAACTCGATTGATCGAGCACTAAAACATCCCAAGGCTTTACAAatcttctccatcttatctaaGAAAACCTTGGGTTTCTCCGATGCATCAAACcctgaaaatgatggaggcttGAGCTTCAGGAAATCAAGGAGAGAAATCTCTAAGGGTCCCCTTTCTACCTCATGATGTTGGCGATCGGCCTGTCCTTGAGAGCTAGGAGATTCTTATACTGTAGGTCTCCCCTCTACCGCCTTCTGTATATCATCCATATGGGTTGCCACCATCTCTATAACCCGGTTGACTCCTTGTAGGCTTGCTGCCAAGTCCTCAATGGTAATGCCCTTAGTAGGCTGTCTATCCACATTGCCTGAAGACTGTCCCTCTTCTTGACTACTCACGAGAGTATCTGCCCTCACTGACCTAGTGGCCCTGCCACGTCTACCCCAGCCCCGTAGGGTGGATGCTTGTGGCCTATCTGCCATCTCAGTAGAAGCACCTTGCTCCCCCATCCGTCTCGAGGCGGCTGGTGTCTTAGGCGGTATTTgtacctagacaagagcaaacacttGTTATTAACACATttataatcatacttaaggCAAAAGGTAGTTTCTAAGATTGGGAATCTATACGGTCCCTTAGTCGTAAAATGTGCCGCAGTTCACACTTCATAATTGAAGTTCTCATAAAAGACCCGACTCTCCGCTGGACCAACAAAAGAAAGCCCTAGGACCTAGacaacctagggctctgataccaacattgtcacgatccaaatttcgggccatgaccaacgcaagggcccaatagatgtagtccattaagcccaagcaagcctatctatttatcctactcatcattccatcaaatattgctaagtcacaatttataactttaattcaaaatagtgatagacATTGTcaactcgtattggcattactcatttaaaatatacatatattatctCGAACATGTATtgtaataatttacattaggttcgtctatacgcaacaaaagaatactcgacttccagcggaggaacttggacgaatgtacaactactgaatgccgagacccctaccaaaagatggatacaagtctacaaggacacctcgtcctagttaccgactgtcTCATGATCTGAaagcatgaagttgaaaacggtgagtgtaaacccagtgagtgaacaaggaagagaacaatcaacaacaagggagaatttaaaatcatgatgcacttgtttcaaaacaatgcaatttagtttcattcatattaaaacccctcatcaagcctttaaatgattaatcatttgaaaatcatgaacgcATACATAATGAaccatttgaaaaataaaaacttcaatgatacgcaagcaagtcaaatacgacaacgaatcttcgcttaagttattagccgaatgagggtttctcaactggccgagggtttcccACTAAATCtactcattttaaacttaactcatttaatcctaaATGttagaagtccatgctcagatatggtagcaaagaagtgaaaaataggacAGCAAATGGACAAGATAGAAgacaaaaatagaaagtttcttgctgtagtgagattttggtcataaaacagaaagtttctcactgtagctaGAATaaatttcgctgtagcgaaattgtgacccagaaacagaaagtttttcgctgcagcgaaattgcaTCCTCGCTGCAATGAGTTTCCAACCAGTCTACTTCTAAAAAACCAGAGAGTTTcgcgctgcagcgaaaatcaatctcgctgcaactaGAATtagaacatcaagaaaaaggtctccttttcccttaaaacaaagccatcctgctaaataacaaaagcaacataTAACATATGCAAACcctcaaatttcaacaaatcaaatgttcacattttcgcatttacaaccatataccatatatgtatatatatatatatatcaatcatcttGTACactctcccatcatcatcatccatatgcaacggcttatgcacactcccactcgcacatagctgggtcagcaacggcttatgtgcactcttactcgcacatagccaggtccacatcaacatacaaataagcacccaatgcatatcatgcatattatcatattttgataacaCATAATCCATTGTATATCAcaatttcacaatataaaatcacttcatcaaaggcttgttcccaagatacattttcaaagacatgttggataaaaatcattcatattccccaaaacaagtttgaaatgcaagtccactcaccggtatacTATCGAGCCTTTCGCTAActctaatttcttttaattgtccaaatgggatggTGGGGCTTCCTTGAAACCTACTATCACATTAATatcaccattatgttaattaacatactataaaccctaaaaactatctcttaactagccTTCACTTGCCACTtcaaatggctatctatgttcactatctaaatcactataaaatgaatgaacatcctcaacaataaaacatctcataatctaaatttctagccattatccacagctaaaaaccaagtttagttcatcactcaccctagggttcctttTGTAGtggaattctcttccaatagatTTCACAccaatggggtaattctctttttctctctctaaaatgcttaactagtgagagaaagtataaaaataagactttttaaggattttaaggagagagaatggaagaatacaagggttctagtcataAAGGcacaaaagtatgaaaactagaactagagagagaaaatcatgcaagttccacatcaagcttccatggaggttggaaacaacgtgagatggaagaagaagaagaagacaagctgctagaaaatgggagaaaaagctattggaagaaatttatttatagccaatcttatccattcccttgaaattaccaaattgccccttcacaaattagcttattctccttcaatcttttatgtaatctttttactcttttgacactaggaccaagtccataatggtctagacatgctgggtttatgaaaacttaaaattttagcccgaggtgaaaaatgaccattttgcccataccgtgaaaatcatcaaaattttggctTCCTGTCCATTTTACCcataatttcaccatccatttatgccttaggcctacttaggccataatattgtttaaaacttacttttatgggtttggtaaagaaatgacgaaattacccctgattagggatatcgcgtatacttccttttacgagtctataaaggtcaaggtctcacagtcACTATAGTTTTGTTAGGGTCAACAATGACTTTGAAGTACTTCATTTCCATGAGCTTTCTGCCTTAATGTCAACTATAGGTCTGCTAAGGTTGATTATAGCTTTGTGTTATTCAAGTTTTCTTGTTTGTTCTTGCTTGTTCTTCCATAAGATTGACTTGCCTTAGTTTAGGATTGATCGGAGCTATGTTTCTTCAAGATTCCTTAACATTTTAGCATGTAACTTTGACCATATCTTCCTTGTGATCAAATGTTGagttgagaatgaatttcTTGACTGAAGACACCTTGGTGTTGTCTAGATTAATGATCTTTGAGCGCCTAAAGATAAGCTCCATCATTCATGAACCTATCTTGCAACTTCAATATCTCAAGGATAAATGTTATAAGGATTATGAACTCATACaactaagtcatacaagcttatataCATAATTCAATTACTTCAAAAAATCAAGCTTGTAATTATGTAAGAACAATGTAtgagagttaaatcatttcaagaacttgtcaagaatcattcaaataatatttaaacaaattaggatcattttgtcataatcaaaactataatcattttaaagctaacaagcGGAACATGACTTGACCCTCTCGGTTGCAAGCGGTTGCTAGAACACTTATCAAGAAAGAATGGATCACGGCTTCGTGACATGAGCTACTATATAGCTACGCACTTGTAATATCCTTATTTTCAGCATACTAGGACAATTAAGAAACGTGCCTAGTGAACGAGGGAGAGAATAAATTTTAAGCTTAGtttttaaaggtttaaaatcaaattgctAAGTAAATTGAAAGAGAAGAACATATGaagtataaaaaaaaccaaagaaaggCTGAAACAAGAATAATTTGATTTCTGTTTCTTCCAAGATTGACCCCCAAAAAGGGAGAGGTCAACCTTCTGGCATCCAATAGCTCTTGGTGAGCTTTCTGTAAATGTAGGATTGACCTTTTGAAGAGAGCAAGTCGATCCCTAGCTTCCAAACACTTAGAAATTTTTCTATGAGAGACAGGATCGACCCCATTGAGTTATAAGGTTGATCCTTAATGTCCAACAAAGCATTTGGGAGCTTTTTGTGACTGTCAGGATCTATCCCTTTAAATTAAAAGGTCGATCCTTGTGGGTTTGAAAGCCAACTTTGGTTGGTTTTCCAGCTTATTTcacttgaagaaaaattagagTTCTCTTTGGCCGAACGCTCCCAAGTTTCTCCCTTGATCTTTAGGCATCCAAATCTTCAATTTGGAGCTTGGAAATTGGCAACCAAGGTGAGGTTGAGCTTCGTTGTGGCTTACGCTTCAATTTAACTGGTTTATAActttatttctatttattcTTTAGTTAAACTGCACTCCCCCTAGGTTGGAGGATTTTGGAGTTCGGTTGGCTTTGATCTAGCCACCAAGGTAAGAGTTTGAATACCTTGATATTGGAGTTTGTGGATTTGAGATTTGAAAACTATTAGTTGAAAAATGAAGTTGAGCTTAAGCTTAGTAAATCCTGGATTTGAGATTTGGATTTATGCTTAGGGAGCCCGATCAGGGCAACCTAGGGGAGCTCCGGTGCTCTCTAGATggggagtttttttttaattaataaaatataaaaaattaataaaattatataatattaattttaaaaattaatcaagggCAACattatctttttactcttactACGTCGTCAAAGTAACGAAAACATTAACAGTTGACTAATGACTCTACCTATGTGTCCAacgaaaaatattatttttgggACAGAGTGtccattttaaaaactaatgaacCCCCGTATAACtttgattaaaacttaagaaaGTGAAGGTATTTTACCCAAATTTATATTATGTGcccattcaaaaaaaaatttatattatctgCACTTCATATACATTTTAGATCATACAGTACAATCACAAACTATAAATAGGAGTAAAAAATAGAGCAAGTGTGGAGTTAAATATTAGATTTATCAATGAGAaagaataatatttatttaacatattttaaaatccCTCACTGGAATCCTTCGTAACAAAGCAATTTTTTACATTCTATTTTCTAATGGAAATATGCTAATCCGTAGACTCTAGTGCTGCATATATTTCCTTGCTTATAAAAACTTGAGCTGAACTTTTATATTGAAGGTCTAACTTTCGGCAGTCATATATTTCTGAGACTCAAAAGCTATAAATTACAACATCCAAGATTCCAAAACAGCTTGATTTCAATGTCAGACTTAAACATTTGCTTAAGGAGATTGGTAGAATTTCTGCTTGTGTTTCTCTTGCTTATAGAATATTGTGGTGGAGTTGTATAACGAATTGAACTCAAAGTCCAAGCAATCACGTTGTGCAAAATTAAAGGGGATTTCCATGCTGATGAGGAGGAATTTAGATAGACGATATATCAGGTAAAAGATCGTATCTAAGAGTTGTTGGAAACACTGATCCTCCTAAACCTTAATTGTTGGCCTTTGAAAATGCATGGCATGCGCTTGCACTCGAGACTAATCTCTTTTTAGTCATTGTATAAGTCTAACATTAAACGCACCATTACTAAATTCCAACTCCAAATTCTTTCGAATTTAAGACTTACCTAAGAACCACTTAATCCGATCTCTAAGTTTACAACATCTTCTAAAACTTTTGGTGGGTTTTCTTTCTAATGTAACAGCAGCCTTACTTTGCAATTAAGACCGTTAAAAAATTAGCTATCTTTGCTCCAACTTTTGGAGAGAAGAAGTCAGGACTCAGGGTCCAAAGACAACGACAGTTCCTTTCTATGAATTTCTATCACAAAGGGTAGCAAGGCCTCAAGCCTTTGATGCCTCCATGCCTACATGCCTATTTCCACTGTGCCACGTGGTCATGCAGACAACACCATTTAAGTTAAACAGTACGGTCAGCAACCGGAAATTTAGGGCCAAATTATGAGGTTGGTAAATGAAGACAAAACACTTGCAAACACCAAATGATTGTTTTTTTCCCTCATTTGCCTATTGTCCTCCTCTAAGTTTAGTCACGTTGAATTTGTTCATCTTCTTCCTCAATGCATCGTCACATCATGTTTTGCGCTCGCGTTTCTTGCCATGGATCCACTAAGGTTATCTTTGGATTTGTTATTGCAAACGTCTAAATATCATTTAATAGTTATGGAAGCAAAAATGTAATCCaaggataaaatcattcataagaagaaataagaattTAAGGTGATTTgacattttaatttatctacatctacaaataacaaaaaaagattTACTAATGATAAGGAACTACAAACATATCAACACTAACAATCAAAAACTCACTCAAACTCACACTTATACTTGAAGTGTCTACACATGTCAACTCTATAAACTTTAACACTCTACTTACATCTTTCTCTCATGCCTCACCCTACTAGGCTCTCCTATCTTTATACCACACTAACTTACACACCAAGAATCTCCTATATTTatagttttcttttccatCAAGCAAACTTGTCAACCTAATAAACATAATTACTAAAcaatatcttttaataaacaaaaaatctaattcaaatattttgagGTTTTAATATCAAATTCTACTAAGTTGATTATTGTGATTGTGAGAATTGGTGATTACgattaaaaattacaattgaAAGCAATTACTATCACACCgattaaaaattacaattgaAAGCAATTGTAACTACAAATGTTAAAGcgattgaaaaataaatttattacaactaaaattttttaacaaaatgctatattattttttatatttgcgTTTGCTATTAAATTTAACGATTGCAGTCAAACCTATTCCAATCCCACACATTTGCATTAGGCAATTTGAGTTAGCCAGGGGACCCAGCTAGCTGAGGCGGCAAGAGACTGACTAAGGGCTAAATGCACAACAACTGCatgcctagaaaaataattgaaaaaggCATTGTCTATATAGCTCGGGGCTTCTCATAGACtttgtaagttgtagttttcCTGCACGAATTTGGAATGGTGTTGGTGTAGGGGTTTCTTCTAGCAGCTCCCCTATATTATTGTAATTTACGTTTTATAGGGGCTGACAATTGACACCATGGTCTAAAGTTGCTTAGCTCTCAAAGGGCAAGGCTAACTCATGAGTTCGGTTTTCTTAACATCATAAAGGAATATGGAGGTGATCCATTTTTGTTCCTATGTCAGTCTGAGCAAGGCCATCCTTCAATCACCCACAGTTGTCTAGATCCTACCGTATCTCGATTAGATTTTGATGGGCCAACTTGCAGTGGGATTTTACCTTtctacaaaaaataaaagaggttTAAATGTGAGTGTGACCCATAACACAAGTTCTACGATAGACACTAGAGAGGGCGAATGCAAGAGACGAACAGAAAAGAGATGTGCCTTCATTAAACGCACAAGAGACAAAGGCATCAATTTGGTAAGACGTAAACATCTGTActttatataaatttgaaaatatttaaatccTGATTAGTTACATCCAATGAACAGAtcctatatattttttcttgccaattctatatttttctttccatacGAAGTCTCTGTTAGCATGATCGTAACTTGGAATTGTAATGTTCTCTCGCCCTCCATATACAACGCACAGCCTAGATTGGGACACGTGGCTGTTTAAGATGTAGATGCTTTGCATTAACAAAAATCAAGGGCATTTTTGCGGACTTGATTGACCATGGCCCACATAGTTGGTGGGCCTATATAATGCAGAAATTTGTGACAAATGGGGTCCTGTTGGATTATATGTAAATCATCAATGTTTTTGTTGTATATGTTCTTATCAACTACCTTGTCCTGCAATTCCCATCCTCAAAGTCTCTTTATAAGCTGCCTGTGCCCCCCATTTTCAAACTCCCCACTACTAGTCATAAGAGAGTGTTAAAGAGAGCAAGAAGCTTGCTAGGTTTCTTCATGTCTAGCCAAGGATCACGAGCTTCAAATAAAATCACAGATGATGAGCTCAGTGCTCTCGTCTTAAATCTACAAGCATTGCTGCCACAGCTGAATCAAGGCCGCAATGGCAGGGTAGAGCCTAAAATTTtctccctctctttttctttaaattcttctttcttgaTTCACTTTATCAAAGCGTGGTGCCGTAATGCTGTTTGCTTGTTTATACTAATAGTTTTGTCCTGCCATTGACAAGGGTGAAGTGACCGAATATGTTAGCTAGGCTCTTCATGATGAGACTATTCTGATTATAACTGGACAGTAATCAACAGGATGCCTGCATCGTGGAGAAATCTTATTTTAACTCGGAATCTATTGCAATGATCATGCGCAGACCTGCTGGACTGAATTCCAAAtgataataacaataatatgaTTTTCTGATACTCTCCAAGCACAagtaaaaactaaaaagaagtAGCTCCAGAAAACCCTTCCAACAAGGAGGACAAATCATGAAAACAGTGGCAGCGATAGAATAAAGCTGTGCTGTGGGACTTTGAGTGCATATATTGTCATGTCTCTGCTTATGAATCTTTTCCATTGCTAAGCATTATTtctatgattttattttgtaggCATCAGCAACAAAGGTTCTGAACGAAACATGCAGTTACATCAGAAAATTACAAGCAGAGATCGATGATTTGAGCGAGAGACTATCTCAATGTCTAGGTTCCATGGATATAACTAGTTTAGATGCGGAGATTCTTAGAAATTTGCTGCAGCAGTAAAGCCCCAGAACTCTTGCCTCTCCCCTTTCTCAATTTGTCTGAAGTTTCAACAACAGACAAAAGTATGTTGTTTATCTTCTGTGCAACTGCCAttgtttcttaattatttCCAAGTTTGATTGGGACTTGGAGAGCAGTTAAGAGCGTAAACTGTGTATGTCTAATGTTAGTATTTCCATGTTTCATTGTATCTGTCTCATCTCATTCTTCCTTGTTCGTCTttattaaactaaaaaaattttggtctCGGGACCCCCGTTTTACTTAAAATTATGCACTGCCAAAAGCATTTTCCTTGGAGTTCTTAATCCAACCGACAATAATTTTTGCAATTCCCCAGTTACGCCATTGGTtctatgtatgtatgtatatatattcagCTAACAGTTCCTACATGCAAATGCAATCACTGAATCTGAGATACTGTTATGGGAGTGGGACAATATCTATTATCCTATGAGATGAGGAATGCAAATTAAGAGCgtctcaattaattaataaaaaatgccATTTGGGCCTTAGCTCAGGTGGTTGGGGGCTTTGAGAGTTTTGGTAAGAGATTATCTATTCAAAGTCATAACACTGCTTCTATCCCCAAAACAGCATTAATACTAATAATCTATTTAAAGGTTTATAAACAActgattgaaaaagaaataaaaagaaaaggaagaagagatTTAAGATGCTGCCAAAACTCAACAAATTAAGGCATAATGCAACAAACGATATTATGACCAAGAGACAGTACACGAATTGCAAAAGTTGGTTCCAATTTTTCTTGACTAAATGTTCCTTTCTCACATGAAAAGCATATGCCCTTGATGCTAACATCCATGGAACCATCCAGATTTCAATAGTGcaataaaactaaatatacaaattttattcatcCGGACTCCTCCCATGTTGTTGATGCGAGTTGAAGTAAGTTGTCTGCTTCATAAGTCTAGGTCCTGACAAAAATTTCTATTAATTCACAACATGACACACAACATAAAAAATGTAACGGGGATGCCGGGGACCATTCAGTTAGATTTGCTTCtctctgtttctttttccttttttctaatttttgacAGCTAAGTAGTTCAAGGTCTTCCAGCAGTAAACCGTAATAGGCAATCTGAAATAGGCCTGATGACATCCtaaaagagaagaaacaaaagaagggTAGTCATAGTGACACTTATATCAACAATTTCAAAGAACTAAGAAAGCATGAGATTTCCAAGtatagaataataaaaacagagGTGGGGAATTGGTAACTATTTCCTCAGTTCACTTCAAAGAGGTACATGCCTGGCTACCAGCATATAAAGtagatttatatttcatttcaatCAGTATACCGATCTGTTGAAAACTAACTGCTGGAAAGAAGACTCAGAAGGCAGAAATCCATAAAGCCTTCCTATAATCTATTTAAGTTCTCCCAGTATTCTGAAAAATTGCCAGCAGTGCGCAGAAGCTAGCAACATAAAGTAATTTATTGATATTTTACCTTCAGATGCACTCTCATTCTgcattattattcttttaacaATCTCAAAAGCCAACTACTTCTGTCCATTGCACACAACGCCTTCATTGGCATTCACCACCATCATCTGCAATAATTAATCCATAGGAGCAGTGGCTTCTGCTTCCAGATCTATATCGTTTAAAGATATTAGGCCCACTTTCACCTTTTATCTTTCCATCCTTCTTACCAAGCATAGCCTAAAGTTAACGAGTTTTGACTCAAGATCATAAATAAGAGTTTTTCAAGAGATGAACCGTTGGTCATAGCAGTGACCCCACAAATTCACACATCAAGTTTGAAAGTGTTAATATGTCTTTTAAGTCGATCAGTTGAGTGTAGaaatatattatgttattttaaacTTTGACTTTAATAAGTCTTTGTGTTTGTAACtgttattataattattatctttaagcaaaggaaattataaagtGTTATAATTGAGATTCTTATTACATCATAGTATTATTCTTAACATTGTTCCGAGTTGATGCTTTATCGAGATTGGAAATTGATAAAGTCAAAAAATCACCACATGGTTATGTTTCTCACTTGTGAAGTGAGTAATCGATCTTATAAATTGAAGTATGGGAATAGTGGAACTAACATATAGGTGCTTGGTATATGAACAAATTCACTGAACATGGCCCATATTGAGAATTCTATATgatatttcactcaagtgtctatagATTAAATTCTCATGACAGTTGTGTAAGCAATCTTTAGACTTGTGATCATTAGGTTGCCTTATGTATGGAGTGCTATACTTTGATACTATCTTTAATGACTATAACCTAGGATGCTTATAAAAGTTAGATGttgggtatagcatgaagTACATGAAAGCAAGTGAATGATTAGTAGAAGTTTCATTGCCTTAAGTGATACTAAGAGGTATATCCTAATTGCATCTTGATAAGTAATAACTTAAAGGAATTCTTGGCCAATGCAGAATGAAAAGGCAGAAAAGgattttttggaattttatta
This window encodes:
- the LOC18604645 gene encoding transcription factor PRE6, producing MSSQGSRASNKITDDELSALVLNLQALLPQLNQGRNGRASATKVLNETCSYIRKLQAEIDDLSERLSQCLGSMDITSLDAEILRNLLQQ